The genomic segment TAATCGGGCTGACGACTTAGCTACTTCAGCAATTTCAACTAAGTTATTCTTCCGCAGAGTCGTTCCTGTTGAAGTTATATCGACTATCATTTCTGCTAAATCCACTGCTGGTGCCATTTCAATCGATCCATTGAGCTTAATTGTTTCTACCTGAATACCATGTTGATTAAAGAATCTCTCAGCAGTTTGGGGATACTTAGTAGCTACTCTAGCCTTAGCCGGCAGCTCTTCTAATGTAGTAATCCCTAAATCTTTCGGCACTGCTACTACTAACCTACAGCAACCTAACCCTAAATCAACTACTTCACAGACCTTCTTGCCGGATTCTAACAACACATCCTTACCGGAAACACCGATATCAGCTGCTCCATACTCAACATAAGTCG from the Acetohalobium arabaticum DSM 5501 genome contains:
- the hisG gene encoding ATP phosphoribosyltransferase yields the protein MPLKIALPKGRLFDPVVDILQEAGVVNKDLDDDSRKLILSGQNGDFEFILSKAVDVPTYVEYGAADIGVSGKDVLLESGKKVCEVVDLGLGCCRLVVAVPKDLGITTLEELPAKARVATKYPQTAERFFNQHGIQVETIKLNGSIEMAPAVDLAEMIVDITSTGTTLRKNNLVEIAEVAKSSARLIINRVSYKTHYGEIKNIVQRIERSLNSKDDQIN